The Immundisolibacter cernigliae genome has a window encoding:
- the rnk gene encoding nucleoside diphosphate kinase regulator: protein MNSKPKIIVSEQDYERLDRLLESLPADGFPGKAALRAELDRAQIVDPKELPPDVVTMNSTVRFRVSSSNEEFRLTLVYPKGLDASGEKISILAPVGSALLGLAQGDEIEWPSPGGGMLKVRIEEVVYQPERAGEYHR, encoded by the coding sequence GTGAACAGCAAACCCAAGATCATCGTCTCGGAACAGGACTACGAGCGCCTGGACCGGCTGCTCGAGTCCCTGCCGGCGGATGGTTTTCCCGGCAAGGCGGCCCTGCGGGCCGAGCTCGACCGGGCGCAGATCGTGGACCCGAAGGAGCTGCCGCCCGACGTGGTCACCATGAACTCCACGGTCCGCTTCCGGGTGTCCTCCTCCAACGAGGAGTTCCGCCTGACGCTGGTCTACCCGAAGGGTCTGGACGCCAGCGGGGAGAAGATCTCCATCCTCGCTCCGGTGGGCAGCGCGCTGCTGGGGCTTGCCCAGGGCGACGAGATCGAGTGGCCGAGCCCGGGCGGCGGCATGCTGAAGGTGCGCATTGAGGAGGTGGTCTACCAGCCGGAGCGGGCGGGCGAGTACCACCGCTGA
- a CDS encoding DNA-3-methyladenine glycosylase I — MRLEVLDHEQLTDAVADNRLDLVLTNPGSFLLLRSQHSLGGVLATVVRQAAGQSTTQMAGVIVTQAARTDITQKPGSGLAFRLCGNTLPFALRTTFTTVVKRQVRADLLVAVTPKTSKKPRSNFAGSTICHAYLEFVGLVNDHLTTCFRHRELRGERQ, encoded by the coding sequence GTGCGGCTGGAAGTTCTGGACCACGAGCAGCTGACCGACGCGGTTGCCGACAATCGCCTCGACCTGGTGCTGACCAACCCCGGCTCGTTTCTGCTGTTACGCAGTCAGCACAGCCTCGGCGGAGTGCTGGCCACCGTGGTCCGGCAGGCGGCCGGTCAGAGCACTACCCAGATGGCCGGCGTGATCGTGACGCAGGCTGCCCGAACCGACATCACGCAAAAACCGGGGTCAGGTCTAGCATTTAGACTATGCGGTAACACCCTCCCCTTCGCTCTCCGCACCACCTTCACAACCGTGGTGAAGCGCCAAGTGCGCGCCGATCTGCTGGTAGCTGTAACGCCCAAGACCTCGAAGAAGCCCCGCTCCAATTTCGCGGGTTCCACCATCTGCCATGCCTACCTGGAGTTCGTAGGCCTGGTGAACGACCACCTCACCACCTGCTTTCGCCACCGCGAGCTGCGCGGCGAACGGCAGTAG